The Hoplias malabaricus isolate fHopMal1 chromosome 9, fHopMal1.hap1, whole genome shotgun sequence genome contains a region encoding:
- the ephb3a gene encoding ephrin type-B receptor 3: MTMDYLLLLYSLLLPVVSAVEETLMDSKWASTELAWTTYPESGWEEVSGYDDSMNPIRTYQVCNVLEPNQNNWLRTDFIPRRGVLRVYVELKFSVRDCASIPNIPGSCKETFNLFYYESDGDTATDTSPPWRENPYIKVDTIAPDESFSLLESGIVNTKVRSFGPLSKAGFYLAFQDLGACMSLISARVFFKKCSTTIASFAVFPETATGAEATSLVIAAGACVPNALEVSVPLKLYCNGDGEWMVPVGSCTCMPGFEPAKKDTQCQACTPGSFKSKQGEGYCMPCPPHSIATSNGASVCPCQSGYYRADSDSPDSACTTIPSAPLNVISSVNETSVSLEWAEPRESGGRTDVVYNVVCKKCQHSGGFCVRCDDNVDVSPRRLGLADRQAAVRNLQAHTRYSFEIQAVNGVSPKSPSAPRFTTVNITTNQAAPSAVPTVLLMQATASTLSLSWLPPERPNGVILDYEIKYQEQGESFSHTVTAQSSSARVEGLKADKVYTIQVRARTVAGYGTYSKQLEFSTSLQDDPERSMQDQLPLIIGSALAGFVVIIAMVVIAVVCLRRQRTGSELEYTEKLQQYVSPGVKVYIDPFTYEDPNEAVHEFAREIDISCVKIEEVIGAGEFGEVCRGRLKQPGRKEMTVAIKTLKAGYTERQRRDFLAEASIMGQFDHPNVIHLEGVLTRSCPVLIVTEFMENGALDSFLRLNDGRFTVTQLVGMLRGIAAGMKYLSDMNYVHRDLAARNVLVNSNLVCKVSDFGLSRFLDDNSSDPTYTSSLGGKIPIRWTAPEAIAFRKFTSASDVWSYGIVMWEVMSFGERPYWDMSNQDVMNAVEQDYRLPPPMDCPAVLHQLMLECWVKERNARPRFAQIVSTLDKLLRNTASLKVLTSAHSGDLYRVGGTLPGHQRKSLGGVQDMRQMSQTLPIRV, translated from the exons AGACGCTTATGGACAGCAAGTGGGCCTCAACCGAGCTGGCCTGGACCACATATCCGGAGAGTGGG TGGGAGGAGGTCAGTGGCTACGACGACTCAATGAACCCGATCCGAACATACCAGGTATGCAACGTCTTGGAGCCTAATCAGAACAACTGGCTGAGGACGGACTTCATCCCGCGGCGGGGTGTACTCCGGGTTTATGTGGAGCTAAAGTTCTCTGTTCGGGACTGTGCCAGCATTCCCAACATTCCCGGCTCCTGCAAGGAAACCTTCAACCTCTTCTACTATGAGTCGGACGGGGACACGGCCACAGACACCAGCCCACCCTGGAGGGAGAACCCTTACATTAAG GTGGACACCATCGCTCCAGATGAAAGCTTTTCTCTTCTGGAATCTGGGATTGTGAACACCAAAGTCCGGAGCTTTGGGCCACTCTCCAAAGCCGGTTTTTATTTGGCCTTCCAGGACCTGGGCGCTTGCATGTCGCTCATATCGGCACGGGTCTTCTTCAAGAAGTGCTCCACCACCATCGCCAGCTTCGCCGTGTTCCCGGAGACAGCCACTGGAGCCGAGGCCACGTCGCTGGTCATCGCCGCAGGGGCCTGCGTTCCCAATGCCCTGGAGGTGTCCGTCCCGCTCAAGCTCTACTGCAACGGGGACGGCGAGTGGATGGTTCCCGTGGGCTCCTGCACCTGCATGCCAGGCTTTGAGCCGGCCAAGAAAGACACCCAATGTCAGG CCTGTACCCCCGGGTCCTTCAAGTCCAAGCAGGGTGAGGGCTACTGCATGCCATGTCCACCTCACAGCATCGCCACGTCCAATGGGGCCAGCGTCTGTCCGTGCCAGAGTGGCTACTACCGCGCCGACAGTGATTCTCCTGACTCCGCCTGCACCA CAATTCCGTCAGCCCCACTGAACGTCATCTCCAGCGTGAACGAAACCTCAGTATCTCTGGAGTGGGCGGAGCCTCGGGAGTCGGGTGGGCGAACCGATGTGGTCTATAATGTGGTGTGTAAGAAGTGCCAGCACAGCGGTGGTTTCTGTGTGCGCTGTGACGATAACGTGGACGTGTCTCCGCGAAGACTGGGTCTGGCCGACAGACAAGCGGCCGTCAGGAACCTGCAGGCTCACACTCGCTACAGCTTCGAGATCCAGGCGGTCAACGGAGTGTCTCCCAAGAGTCCCTCGGCTCCTCGCTTCACCACGGTCAACATCACCACCAACCAAGCAG CTCCTTCAGCCGTACCCACCGTGCTCCTGATGCAAGCCACAGCCAGCACCCTGAGCCtgtcctggctgccacccgagcGTCCCAACGGAGTGATCCTGGATTACGAGATCAAGTACCAGGAGCAG GGGGAGTCCTTCTCTCACACGGTCACTGCTCAGTCCAGCTCGGCCAGAGTTGAGGGCTTAAAGGCGGATAAAGTTTACACCATCCAGGTCCGAGCCCGCACCGTGGCCGGCTACGGCACGTACAGTAAACAGTTGGAATTCAGCACCAGCCTGCAGG ATGATCCCGAGCGCTCAATGCAGGACCAACTGCCCCTCATCATTGGCTCGGCTTTGGCTGGATTCGTGGTCATCATTGCTATGGTGGTCATAGCTGTGGTCTGTCTCAG GAGGCAGCGCACAGGCTCGGAGCTGGAGTACACTGAGAAACTGCAGCAGTACG TGTCTCCGGGAGTGAAAGTGTACATCGACCCGTTCACTTACGAAGACCCCAATGAGGCGGTGCACGAGTTCGCCCGCGAGATCGACATTTCCTGCGTGAAGATCGAGGAAGTCATCGGAGCAG GAGAGTTCGGGGAGGTATGTCGTGGCAGGCTGAAGCAGCCCGGTCGGAAAGAGATGACAGTGGCCATCAAGACGCTGAAAGCAGGCTACACCGAGAGGCAGAGGAGGGATTTCTTGGCTGAGGCGAGTATCATGGGCCAGTTTGACCACCCCAACGTCATCCACCTGGAAGGAGTTCTAACCAGGAGCTGCCCAGTGCTCATTGTCACTGAGTTCATGGAGAATGGGGCTTTGGATTCATTCCTCAGG CTGAATGACGGCAGGTTCACGGTGACTCAGCTGGTGGGGATGCTAAGGGGCATCGCTGCTGGGATGAAGTACCTCTCAGACATGAACTACGTCCACCGCGATCTGGCCGCCCGCAACGTCCTTGTCAACAGTAACCTGGTTTGCAAGGTGTCCGACTTCGGCCTCTCCCGATTCTTAGACGACAACTCATCTGACCCCACATACACCAGCTCCCTG GGTGGCAAAATCCCGATCCGCTGGACTGCCCCCGAAGCTATCGCCTTCCGTAAGTTCACCTCGGCCAGCGATGTGTGGAGTTACGGCATCGTTATGTGGGAGGTGATGTCCTTCGGAGAGCGGCCCTACTGGGATATGAGCAACCAAGAT GTGATGAACGCAGTGGAGCAGGACTACAGACTGCCTCCTCCGATGGACTGTCCAGCCGTGCTGCACCAGCTGATGCTGGAGTGCTGGGTGAAGGAGCGTAACGCCCGGCCGCGTTTCGCCCAAATCGTCAGCACACTGGACAAACTCCTGCGCAACACAGCCAGCCTCAAAGTGCTGACCTCTGCACACTCAGG